The sequence TGCACAACTACCTCGAGTCGGGTGGGATGACCCGCGGCGTCCAGATCATCAAGATGCGTGGGACCCAGATCGACTGTGACATCCGGCCGGTCGAGTTCACCGAGACGGGGCTCCGGGTCGATCCGGACGACAAGGTCCAGGTCTGAGATGTACGAAGCTACCTTCGGCACCGACTGGGAGCGCATCGACGACCGCGACGAGGTCGTCTTCCGGGCCTACGCCATCGGCGTGGCGACGCGACTGGGCGAACCCCAGCCCGACGAACTCGAGGCGCTGCTCACACAGGTCGAGTCGGCATACGACCGCAGTTTCGTTCTGCTCGCGTTCCGCAAGGGCCGCGACGAGGCCGCAGCCGCCGATACCGACGACGACGAGACGATCTGGGAACAACTCGTCGAGGCCAAAAGCGGCATCGACCCGCTCGAGTGGGAGGAGATGACCGAGGCCGAGTGGAACGAACCCGATCCACTCCAGGACACAACGATTCCCGACGCACTCGACCGGTTCGACGTCGACTTCCTCCCGGCGGACAGCACCGCTGCCGTTCGCCGACCGTCGTTTCTCGAGCGCGAGAGCGGAGCATCCCCGTTCGGCGACAGCGAACGGTCTGTCTTCGGCCGACCGGTCGATGACCTCGCCGACGGGACGTCGACCTCGAACGACACGGCGTCCGGTCACGACGTCGCTGATCCGGACGCTGCCGACGCCCGCAACGGTGTAGACGGGGCGTCACCGCCAGACTCCGACGGAGCGACCGGCTCGAGTTCGGGTGCACGACCGGACGCGAGCGATGGGTCCGACCCGGGGGCGACGAACGGGTCGAACGCCGACGCTCGCTCGCGAAACGGCGGGCGTGATAGCGAGGGCTCGAGCGACAGCTGACGGGATCAGACGGTGCGCAATGTCGGAGAGTGGCTTTCTGTACTACTGATCACCGCATGACTCCGCTTGAGGGATCTGCGTACCGATCGCTGACGAGAAGTACCGATCACTGACGAGAGATCCTGTTCGATTCCAGAAGCCACCGTCGAACGTTCGAACAGGCGATTCTGCGATTCAGGCGAACTGCTGAGTCTGCGATACCAGTCGCGAACGCCCGGCCCTAGAGCGTGTCGACGTCGAGGATCATCACGACCTCACCCTCGCCGAGGACGGAGGCTCCGCTGATCCCCGGCGCGCCACTGAGGACGCCCTCGAACGGCTTGATGACGACCTCTTCCTGACCGACGACGTCCGTACACCGGAGACAGACCTGCCTGACGTCGTCTTTGATCCGGACGACCATGTCGTCTGCTGCGGGCTCGGTGTCTGGCACGTCGAGACGGTCGGCCAGCGAGAGCATCGGGTAGACCTTGCCGTCGTGGGTGACCGTCTGGCGGCCCTCGACCCGCTCGACGGTGACGTCCTCGAGCTCGGAGATTTCGTCGATGTTCTTGATCGGGACGCCGTACTTCTCGTCGCCGGCGGTGACGAACAGGACGCGAACGATGGCGACGCTCACCGGGAGCATCAGGGTGACGCTCGTGCCCGCGTTGGGTTCGCTCTCGACGTTGATCGAGCCGTCGACGCCGCGGACGACCTGGTTGACGACGTCCATCCCGACGCCGCGGCCGCTGACCTCCGTCACTTCCTCGGTCGTCGAGAATCCGGGGTGGAAGATCAGGTCGTACACCTCCGAATCGTCGAGGACGCGCCCTTCCTCCTCGGTGATGACGCCCTGATCGATCGCCTTCTGGCGGATCTCGTCGACGTCGAGGCCGCGACCGTCGTCCTGGACGGTCACGGACACGCGGTCGCGTTCGCGTTCGCCGATGAGCCTGATCGTCCCCTCGCGGGGCTTGCCCTTCTCCTCGCGTTCTTCCGGGGGCTCGATGCCGTGGTCGACCGCGTTCCGGATCAGGTGCATCAGGGGATCGCCCAGTTCGTTCAGGATCGAGCGATCCATCTCGATGTCGACGCCCTCCATCCGGAAGTCGATCTCCTTACCCTGCTTGCGCGAGATGTCCCTGACGACCCGCGGAAAGTTTCCGACGATCTTCTTCAGGGGCACCAGTCGGATCTCCAGCACCGTATCCTGCAGGCTGGCCGTGATCTTGCCGTGTTCCTCGAGTTCGTCTTCGGCCTCGACGAGGTCGTTTTCCTCGATGATCTTCCGGAGTTTGATCCGGCTGGTGACCATCTCCTCGACCTGATTGTACAGCTGGTCGACTTGCTCGACGTCGACGCGGATCGACTCGACCTCCTGGCTCGCCCGGGTCATCGCGGAGTCGGAACCGCCGCCGTCGTCGCTGGTTGCGTCCTCGTCGCTCCCGTCGTCCTCGTCTTCGGCTGCTGCGGCCACGACGTCGTCGGTGACGAGGCTGGCGCTCGCGTCTTCCAGGTACCGGTTTTCCCGGAAGAAACCGGCGACGTCGTCGGCGGTTGCCCCCTCGTCGGTGACGACGTAGACGTCGAACGCCCCGTCGAACTCGCCGGCCTCGATCGCCTCGTTATCCGGGTCCGTTCGAAGCAAATCGTACTCGTCGGTCGTCGAATC is a genomic window of Natrarchaeobaculum aegyptiacum containing:
- the cheA gene encoding chemotaxis protein CheA; translated protein: MVRMSDPTSTFVQESQEDIQSLNNALLELEDADDPENSEAIETVFRVAHNLKGNFGVMGYTDASNMAHAVEDLLDCIRDGELSVTGERMDLIFSGVDLLDQMVREISDDGETETDPSATIEEIRSSIEAGEDAADGDAGDADGSPAAETESAGPDIAPAELLEDATETLEVDADDVDAELGDREVVQATLVFEASGSEHVDAMFVLDSTTDEYDLLRTDPDNEAIEAGEFDGAFDVYVVTDEGATADDVAGFFRENRYLEDASASLVTDDVVAAAAEDEDDGSDEDATSDDGGGSDSAMTRASQEVESIRVDVEQVDQLYNQVEEMVTSRIKLRKIIEENDLVEAEDELEEHGKITASLQDTVLEIRLVPLKKIVGNFPRVVRDISRKQGKEIDFRMEGVDIEMDRSILNELGDPLMHLIRNAVDHGIEPPEEREEKGKPREGTIRLIGERERDRVSVTVQDDGRGLDVDEIRQKAIDQGVITEEEGRVLDDSEVYDLIFHPGFSTTEEVTEVSGRGVGMDVVNQVVRGVDGSINVESEPNAGTSVTLMLPVSVAIVRVLFVTAGDEKYGVPIKNIDEISELEDVTVERVEGRQTVTHDGKVYPMLSLADRLDVPDTEPAADDMVVRIKDDVRQVCLRCTDVVGQEEVVIKPFEGVLSGAPGISGASVLGEGEVVMILDVDTL